One Paenibacillus riograndensis SBR5 DNA segment encodes these proteins:
- a CDS encoding transposase — MYSIRQEELFSFEDLLLMRPEDKYSQIFEHLNLAPVLHALGKKNNRGRPEELNVPAMIYSLLIAKMEGIEFVSALVRRLRFSEEFRVQCRFTGSNRIPSEASYSRLIHVLEQTGMLEDLQDTLVLSALEEEFVTGMHLALDSSIVEAWDSLFSEAASKRRAARRAKKPSDAPVAQQLQLELTEPESEPVDERPKKPVYPPGRPSAEEKERRRKEREAYEESLGPFEKTIEQMLPYTYDELLAALPRHAARCDKKNAKGRLTSYYGFKANLLVDADCQYILSGLWSSANLNDQRMAVILLKGLLLKFPRLNVKHVLGDKGYDSAAIYQLIHSLGAYPTIPMIHHKEPPKGMNSDYNPVCSQGHTYRYDSFDAKYETLKYTQPSQCKDCPLSGSGCQKVFKIRIQTDLRKHTYPARGSESFTELYKKRTAVERVFAYLKEYFGMKRTRHRGVRARVDFQLSTLAYNLSKFALDKLNQRLRNSQQVA; from the coding sequence ATGTATTCTATTCGGCAAGAAGAGCTGTTTTCCTTTGAGGATTTGTTGCTGATGCGACCGGAAGATAAATACAGTCAGATCTTTGAACACTTAAATCTCGCTCCGGTCTTGCACGCGCTTGGAAAAAAGAACAACCGTGGGCGGCCGGAAGAACTAAACGTACCCGCGATGATCTACTCGCTGCTCATCGCAAAAATGGAGGGCATCGAGTTTGTATCCGCGTTGGTCCGGCGACTTCGATTCAGCGAGGAATTTCGGGTGCAGTGCCGGTTCACCGGTTCCAACCGCATCCCGAGCGAAGCCTCGTACTCCCGTTTGATTCATGTGCTTGAGCAAACGGGCATGCTCGAGGACCTTCAGGATACTCTGGTGCTGTCCGCCCTGGAGGAAGAGTTCGTTACGGGTATGCATCTCGCTTTGGATTCCTCTATCGTTGAGGCTTGGGATAGCCTATTTAGCGAAGCTGCATCCAAACGCCGCGCGGCCCGCCGTGCTAAAAAGCCAAGTGATGCTCCGGTGGCTCAGCAGCTGCAGCTAGAACTCACCGAGCCCGAGTCCGAGCCTGTGGACGAGCGGCCCAAAAAACCCGTCTACCCGCCTGGACGTCCTTCTGCTGAAGAAAAGGAACGTCGGCGCAAGGAACGGGAAGCTTATGAAGAGAGCCTAGGACCGTTTGAGAAAACCATTGAACAGATGCTGCCCTACACGTACGATGAATTGCTTGCAGCATTACCCCGGCATGCCGCGCGTTGTGACAAGAAAAATGCGAAAGGTAGACTTACCAGTTATTACGGGTTCAAGGCAAATCTGCTGGTCGATGCGGACTGTCAGTATATTCTTAGTGGCTTATGGAGTTCGGCGAATTTGAATGACCAGCGCATGGCGGTTATCCTTCTCAAAGGCCTGCTCCTGAAGTTTCCTAGGTTAAACGTAAAGCATGTCTTGGGAGACAAAGGGTACGACAGCGCAGCCATCTACCAGTTGATTCATTCGTTAGGCGCCTATCCTACGATTCCAATGATTCACCACAAAGAGCCGCCCAAGGGAATGAACTCGGACTACAATCCCGTATGCTCACAGGGGCATACCTACCGCTACGACAGTTTTGATGCCAAGTACGAAACGCTGAAGTATACCCAGCCGAGCCAGTGCAAAGACTGTCCACTTTCCGGTTCCGGCTGCCAAAAGGTGTTTAAAATCCGCATACAAACGGATTTACGCAAGCACACCTATCCCGCAAGAGGTAGCGAGAGCTTTACAGAGCTGTACAAGAAGCGTACGGCAGTGGAGCGAGTTTTTGCATATCTTAAAGAGTATTTTGGCATGAAACGTACGCGTCACCGCGGCGTCCGGGCAAGAGTTGATTTCCAGCTCAGTACACTAGCTTACAATCTCAGCAAGTTTGCGCTAGACAAGTTAAACCAGCGGTTACGCAACTCCCAGCAAGTGGCCTGA